One genomic segment of Verrucomicrobiia bacterium includes these proteins:
- a CDS encoding dehydrogenase: MSHLRAWVAWLLVAPGMAASFPAPYDTDPPGHVPIAAEAAAATFRMPEGFEVTVFASEPDVRQPIAMTTDPRGRLWVVENYTYADARVGFATNLSDRILILSDTNHDGRFDHRTVFWDSGKIVTSAEPGLGGVFVMAPPHLLFIPDRNGDDVPDGEPEVVLDGFHTTNGSRHTFANGLKWGPDGWLWGRVGISSTARAGVPGTPEADRVLMAGGIWRYHPGRRVIEAVAQGTTNPWGLDWNDVGEPFFINTVIGHLWHAIPGAHFERMYGDDPDPHSYDLIPQHADHFHFDTGAGWTESRAARDGSAFATGSDALGGGHAHSGLMIYLGANWPTRYRDRLFTINLHGRRVNEERLERLGPGYVGRHEPDVLRVGDPWFRGIDLLYGPDGGVFISDWSDTGECHDQDGIHRNSGRIYKVTHGKPERPVHADLTRLDEGTLVALLTDSNEWLARQARRVLADRNWTTTSPRLSAELRERFGVQKTAPARLRVLWALHTVGGTSPEWLLERLGGSTRDPDEYVRSWAVRLLADEVWPRGASPAPAAIQRQSTEAFVRLVSEEDASSIVRIYLASSLRNLPLDDRSRLADALVRDPRNLGDHNLDFLIWYGIEDLVAARPDLAVDLAMGSRYPRIRRNVARWLGEEIERRPEALAALLDRGARAPAGSAADITSGLAQSLRGWRRATPPASWTAFAAQAAALDDSAHHDRLRDLSLLFGDGRALDDLRELAFQDGEASPARIAALQSLIENRPPGLDALLRRATNDAVLRTPAVVALIGQGDAGAARLAIERYRWSSAAERSAFLAALASRPSGAVTLLDAVAAEQVPPADLTPFLARQIQSLLDPAITQRLGEIWGTVRVSDADRRTVIERMRTTFGSEHLATADLSRGRSTFRQLCAPCHRLYGEGSEVGPDLTGSGRAQLDYLLENLVDPSAVVPADYRMTVVTLRDGRVLNGLLRQPTERTITLHGPSEPVVLERAEILSMEVSDQSMMPEGMLESLPPEEARNLLAYLMHPQQVALPLEP; the protein is encoded by the coding sequence ATGTCCCACCTGCGAGCATGGGTTGCGTGGCTGCTGGTCGCCCCGGGCATGGCGGCGTCGTTTCCAGCGCCTTACGACACGGACCCGCCAGGCCATGTTCCGATCGCGGCTGAGGCCGCGGCTGCGACGTTTCGGATGCCCGAGGGTTTCGAGGTGACCGTGTTCGCCTCCGAACCTGACGTCCGCCAGCCCATCGCGATGACGACGGATCCGCGGGGGCGGCTCTGGGTGGTCGAGAACTACACCTACGCCGACGCGCGGGTGGGATTCGCCACCAACCTCAGCGACCGGATCCTGATTCTTTCCGATACCAATCACGACGGCCGGTTCGATCATCGGACGGTTTTCTGGGACTCCGGGAAAATCGTCACCAGCGCAGAACCCGGCCTGGGTGGGGTGTTCGTCATGGCACCACCACACCTCCTGTTCATCCCGGACCGGAATGGTGACGACGTGCCCGACGGGGAACCGGAAGTGGTGCTCGACGGGTTCCACACCACGAACGGCAGCCGGCACACGTTTGCCAACGGCCTCAAGTGGGGCCCCGACGGCTGGCTCTGGGGCCGGGTGGGCATCTCCAGCACGGCGCGAGCCGGGGTGCCCGGGACCCCCGAAGCGGACCGTGTCCTCATGGCCGGCGGTATCTGGCGGTACCATCCCGGACGCCGGGTGATCGAGGCGGTCGCCCAGGGCACGACGAACCCCTGGGGTCTGGACTGGAACGACGTCGGGGAACCCTTTTTCATCAATACCGTCATCGGGCACCTCTGGCATGCGATCCCTGGAGCCCACTTCGAACGGATGTACGGCGACGATCCGGATCCCCACAGCTACGACCTGATTCCCCAGCATGCCGACCACTTTCATTTCGACACCGGGGCCGGCTGGACGGAGTCGCGTGCGGCCCGGGACGGGAGCGCCTTTGCCACCGGCAGCGACGCCCTTGGGGGCGGCCACGCCCACTCGGGCCTGATGATTTACCTGGGTGCAAACTGGCCCACCCGATATCGAGACCGCCTCTTCACGATCAACCTCCACGGGCGGCGGGTGAACGAGGAGCGGCTCGAGCGGCTGGGTCCGGGATATGTGGGACGCCATGAGCCGGACGTCCTGCGCGTGGGCGATCCGTGGTTTCGGGGCATTGATCTGCTGTACGGCCCCGACGGTGGCGTCTTCATCTCGGACTGGTCCGACACGGGGGAATGTCACGATCAGGACGGCATCCATCGCAACTCCGGCCGGATCTACAAGGTGACCCATGGGAAGCCGGAACGGCCGGTGCATGCGGACCTCACGCGGCTCGACGAAGGTACACTGGTCGCGCTGCTCACCGATTCCAACGAATGGCTGGCCCGCCAGGCGCGCCGGGTGCTGGCCGACAGGAATTGGACCACAACGTCGCCACGTCTCTCCGCGGAGCTCCGCGAGCGCTTCGGCGTCCAGAAGACAGCGCCGGCGCGGCTGCGCGTGCTTTGGGCACTGCACACCGTGGGCGGCACGAGTCCGGAATGGCTGCTGGAGCGGCTCGGTGGAAGCACTCGGGACCCGGACGAATACGTCCGGAGCTGGGCGGTGCGGCTGCTCGCCGATGAGGTGTGGCCACGCGGTGCCTCCCCCGCCCCGGCGGCGATTCAGCGGCAGTCGACGGAGGCCTTCGTCCGGCTGGTTTCCGAGGAGGACGCCTCATCCATCGTCCGGATCTATCTGGCTTCGTCGCTTCGCAATCTCCCGTTGGACGACCGGTCCCGGCTGGCCGACGCCCTGGTGCGGGACCCACGCAACCTTGGCGATCACAACCTCGACTTCCTGATCTGGTACGGGATCGAGGACCTGGTGGCGGCACGCCCGGACCTGGCGGTGGACCTGGCCATGGGCAGCCGGTATCCACGAATCCGCAGGAACGTGGCCCGCTGGCTAGGCGAAGAGATCGAGCGCCGGCCGGAAGCGCTCGCCGCGCTGCTGGACCGGGGCGCACGGGCACCGGCGGGGTCTGCCGCCGACATCACCTCGGGACTGGCCCAGTCACTGCGCGGATGGCGCCGGGCGACGCCTCCGGCGTCGTGGACGGCATTCGCGGCGCAGGCCGCGGCGCTGGACGATTCCGCCCATCATGACCGGTTGCGTGACCTCAGCCTGTTGTTCGGAGACGGACGCGCGCTGGACGATTTGCGGGAACTGGCCTTTCAGGACGGCGAGGCGTCCCCCGCGCGGATCGCCGCACTGCAATCGTTGATCGAGAACCGCCCGCCAGGACTGGATGCCCTGCTGCGGCGGGCCACCAACGACGCGGTCCTGCGCACGCCTGCCGTGGTGGCGCTCATCGGACAGGGCGATGCGGGCGCGGCCCGGCTCGCCATCGAGCGCTACCGGTGGTCTTCCGCCGCGGAACGATCGGCGTTTCTCGCCGCCCTGGCCTCGCGTCCCTCGGGTGCGGTGACGTTGCTGGATGCCGTGGCCGCCGAACAGGTCCCACCTGCGGACCTCACGCCATTTCTCGCCCGACAAATCCAGAGCCTGCTGGACCCCGCGATCACGCAACGGCTTGGGGAGATCTGGGGCACCGTGCGGGTTTCAGATGCCGACCGTCGAACGGTCATCGAGCGGATGCGAACCACCTTCGGATCGGAGCATCTTGCCACGGCCGACCTTTCCCGCGGACGGAGCACCTTCCGCCAGCTCTGCGCCCCATGCCACCGACTGTACGGAGAAGGCTCGGAGGTGGGGCCCGACCTGACCGGCTCCGGAAGGGCGCAGCTCGATTACCTGTTGGAGAATCTCGTGGACCCCAGTGCCGTGGTTCCCGCGGATTACCGAATGACCGTGGTCACCCTCCGCGACGGTCGCGTCCTGAACGGCCTCCTTCGTCAGCCCACGGAACGGACCATCACCCTCCATGGACCGTCGGAACCCGTTGTGCTGGAGCGCGCCGAGATCCTGTCCATGGAGGTCTCCGACCAGTCCATGATGCCGGAGGGCATGCTGGAATCCCTGCCACCTGAAGAAGCGCGGAACCTCCTCGCCTACTTGATGCACCCCCAACAGGTAGCCCTGCCCCTCGAGCCATGA
- a CDS encoding PQQ-binding-like beta-propeller repeat protein, translating into MNRFVHQSSPPFHQLAAWLLSALLGPALTAEQWPQFRGPGASGVDSTRPALVHWNVPEGEGVLWKTPIPGLSHASPVIWDNRIYVLTAVTESAAALKVGLYGDIGSLNERDPHQWRVVALDRDDGRIVWDTQLHEGVPRSRRHPKASPANSTPATDGTHIVVLAGSEGLNCLGRDGSRIWQRDLGPMDAGYFRDPGAQWGFASSPIIHGDRVLVQCDVQTNAFLAAYEIATGRELWRTPRQDVPTWSTPTVIEAGGRTQVAVNGWRETAGYDLQTGRRLWHLNGGGDIPVPTPILAGDLMIFTSAHGALRPMRAIRPEASGDITPAEPGQTNAAIAWVHPRQGNYMQTPIAVGDWLWGCADTGVLTCFNLRTGEIQYSERLLSGPGYTASPVSDGRNLYFTSETGDVIVVAVRPEFSVLSRNLLGETCLATPALLDGVLYFRTRNHLMAIGKRGGS; encoded by the coding sequence ATGAATCGGTTCGTCCATCAGAGTTCCCCACCGTTCCACCAGCTTGCCGCCTGGCTGTTGTCCGCGCTGCTGGGACCGGCACTGACCGCTGAGCAGTGGCCCCAGTTCCGGGGTCCAGGAGCCTCGGGAGTGGATTCCACCCGCCCGGCACTGGTCCATTGGAACGTTCCCGAGGGCGAAGGCGTCTTGTGGAAAACTCCGATTCCGGGGCTGTCCCACGCCTCACCCGTCATCTGGGACAACCGCATCTATGTGCTGACCGCGGTGACGGAATCTGCCGCGGCACTGAAGGTCGGCCTTTACGGTGACATCGGCTCCCTCAACGAGCGGGATCCGCATCAATGGCGCGTCGTCGCCCTTGACCGCGACGACGGGCGCATCGTCTGGGACACGCAACTGCACGAGGGAGTGCCCCGGTCGCGTCGCCATCCGAAGGCAAGTCCGGCCAACTCCACGCCGGCGACGGACGGCACCCACATCGTGGTCCTGGCGGGCTCGGAAGGCCTGAATTGTCTGGGACGGGACGGTTCACGGATCTGGCAGAGGGATCTGGGGCCAATGGATGCCGGCTACTTCCGCGACCCGGGTGCCCAGTGGGGATTCGCCAGTTCCCCGATCATCCACGGAGACCGGGTGCTGGTGCAGTGCGATGTGCAGACCAACGCCTTCCTGGCTGCCTATGAGATCGCCACCGGACGCGAGCTGTGGCGGACACCCCGGCAGGATGTGCCCACCTGGAGCACCCCCACGGTGATCGAGGCGGGCGGACGAACCCAGGTGGCCGTCAACGGCTGGCGGGAGACCGCGGGATACGACCTCCAGACCGGAAGACGTCTGTGGCACCTGAATGGCGGCGGAGACATTCCGGTTCCCACCCCCATTCTCGCGGGGGACCTCATGATCTTCACGAGCGCCCACGGCGCTCTCCGCCCCATGCGTGCCATCCGTCCGGAGGCCTCCGGAGACATCACCCCGGCCGAGCCCGGCCAGACCAATGCTGCGATTGCGTGGGTGCATCCACGCCAGGGGAACTACATGCAGACGCCAATCGCAGTCGGCGATTGGCTTTGGGGCTGTGCGGACACCGGAGTGCTGACCTGCTTCAACCTCCGCACCGGGGAGATTCAGTACAGCGAACGCCTGTTGTCCGGTCCGGGCTACACCGCGTCTCCGGTCTCCGACGGCCGGAACCTGTACTTCACCTCGGAGACCGGGGACGTGATTGTTGTGGCAGTCCGCCCGGAGTTTTCAGTCCTTTCGAGAAACCTGCTGGGAGAGACCTGCCTGGCGACCCCCGCGCTGCTGGATGGGGTTCTCTACTTCCGTACCCGGAATCATCTGATGGCCATTGGCAAACGCGGGGGCTCATGA
- a CDS encoding beta-ketoacyl-[acyl-carrier-protein] synthase family protein, with translation MLEHPPSPIQHLLAERPIVVTGLGVFSAAGRHPGDFFETLLRGVSRAVSQVLGSATIAICPAPPVALSGAGFRRVRTMDRSVQMSLAAADDAWAMAAMAGSGLRPDRLAVIAGTSRGPVGKCAAATHLPDRRRIPPSLAPNTTIAGLSGAIAQALDARGPSWTVSATCASSAHAIALGAQQLLLGLVDAVVVGGGEAPLDPSVLFQMEAAGVLGSDPDPLRACRPFAADRNGTVLGEGAGFLVLETLASARGRGVPPLARLAGWALGADRIQRTGINDVAGCTESNMRASLQMAGLRPEHVGYVHLHGTGTRMNDREEARAIQRVFPQGVPCSSTKPMTGHCMGAAAALGAAVGILAMREGHLPPSVNSQPRDPAANLDLIGPLPREARPAAVLTNAAGFWGTNATLVFTAADEQTSS, from the coding sequence GTGTTGGAGCACCCACCAAGTCCGATTCAACACCTGCTGGCCGAGCGACCCATCGTCGTGACCGGCTTGGGCGTCTTCAGCGCGGCCGGACGGCATCCCGGCGATTTTTTTGAGACGCTCCTCCGGGGGGTGTCCCGGGCGGTCTCACAGGTTCTGGGATCGGCGACCATCGCAATCTGCCCGGCGCCACCGGTGGCGCTCTCCGGCGCTGGATTTCGCCGGGTCCGCACGATGGACCGGTCTGTGCAGATGTCGCTCGCGGCCGCCGATGACGCCTGGGCCATGGCGGCGATGGCGGGATCCGGTCTGCGCCCCGATCGCCTTGCGGTCATCGCGGGCACCTCACGAGGGCCGGTCGGAAAATGTGCCGCCGCGACGCATCTCCCGGACCGGCGCCGAATTCCTCCCAGCCTCGCCCCAAACACAACCATTGCCGGGCTCAGCGGGGCGATCGCCCAGGCCCTGGATGCCCGGGGACCCTCCTGGACCGTCTCCGCCACGTGCGCCTCCTCGGCCCACGCCATTGCGCTTGGCGCCCAGCAACTGCTCTTGGGACTTGTGGATGCGGTTGTGGTCGGGGGTGGCGAGGCCCCGCTGGATCCTTCGGTCCTGTTTCAAATGGAAGCCGCCGGTGTTCTCGGCTCGGATCCCGATCCCCTCCGGGCCTGCCGGCCGTTTGCCGCGGATCGAAACGGAACCGTGCTGGGCGAAGGGGCAGGGTTCCTGGTTTTGGAGACTCTGGCCAGTGCTCGAGGGAGGGGTGTTCCGCCCCTGGCGCGCCTCGCGGGTTGGGCTTTGGGTGCGGACCGGATTCAGCGCACCGGCATCAACGACGTGGCGGGCTGTACGGAATCCAACATGCGGGCGTCGCTGCAAATGGCCGGGCTCCGGCCTGAGCACGTCGGGTACGTCCATCTCCACGGCACGGGAACGCGGATGAATGATCGGGAAGAGGCGCGTGCCATTCAGAGGGTGTTCCCCCAAGGGGTACCGTGCTCCTCCACCAAGCCGATGACCGGCCATTGCATGGGGGCGGCAGCCGCGTTGGGCGCCGCCGTGGGGATCCTCGCCATGCGCGAGGGGCACCTGCCCCCCAGCGTGAACTCACAGCCCCGGGATCCGGCCGCGAATCTCGACCTGATCGGTCCCCTACCACGCGAGGCGCGTCCGGCCGCCGTGCTCACCAACGCCGCCGGGTTTTGGGGCACCAACGCGACCCTGGTCTTCACTGCCGCGGACGAGCAGACGTCGTCCTGA